A section of the Spirosoma pollinicola genome encodes:
- a CDS encoding HU family DNA-binding protein — protein MTKQDVIKQVSEETGLDPFTSRSVIESFFEVVKDALIDGEPIYIRTFGSFILKQRAQKVGRNISQNTAVTIPAQILPSFKPGAEFTDQVKAQPMLTKTKK, from the coding sequence ATGACAAAACAAGATGTAATAAAGCAGGTCAGTGAGGAAACTGGCCTTGATCCGTTTACCAGCCGGTCAGTGATCGAATCCTTTTTCGAAGTAGTGAAAGATGCGCTAATCGATGGCGAACCCATTTATATCCGCACGTTCGGGAGCTTTATCCTCAAACAACGGGCTCAAAAAGTAGGACGCAATATCAGTCAGAATACGGCCGTCACGATTCCGGCCCAGATACTCCCTTCCTTCAAGCCTGGTGCGGAGTTTACCGACCAAGTAAAGGCGCAGCCAATGCTGACCAAAACAAAAAAATAA
- a CDS encoding plasmid mobilization protein, giving the protein MIPTEPVKKKGGRPPNATKRDQQMTVLLSKLEKLAIQKRAEKAGLNLSDYGRQMVLTGKAQVRLTPQENETLNQVARLGNNLNQIAHKANADGIRSIALEAHRLLQQLSQLLDKPADL; this is encoded by the coding sequence ATGATACCCACTGAACCTGTCAAAAAGAAAGGCGGCCGCCCGCCCAACGCCACCAAACGCGACCAGCAAATGACGGTTTTGCTGAGCAAGCTGGAGAAGCTGGCCATCCAAAAACGAGCCGAAAAAGCGGGTCTGAATCTGTCGGATTATGGGCGGCAAATGGTGCTTACGGGCAAAGCCCAGGTACGGCTAACTCCCCAGGAAAATGAGACATTGAACCAGGTCGCCCGGCTGGGGAATAACCTCAATCAGATCGCTCATAAAGCGAACGCCGACGGTATCCGCAGCATCGCCCTAGAAGCCCACCGGCTCTTGCAACAGTTAAGCCAACTTTTAGATAAACCCGCTGATCTATGA
- a CDS encoding replication initiation protein, which produces MDSALEVRQHNAITTARYEYSELQLDIFLYLLSILKKDNQNGIYEIVVKDLSAITGKEYRYGYLRKATEEMGSRMFEISTPKRLEQLWMFQRVAYVLGEGRIEVEFANPIKPYLFDLKDNFTSFQLYAALRLGSKYAKRIYALCSQWKDKGQTPTFGLDELKKMLHLLDDKGNEQYKPFSMFKKFVLDESVKQINQRTDLEIGYILQKRGRSFNSVTFTVKPQPLAIVLPLKDQPAKTGSTPTGISDNQYQNTRLLLEKWNIKRADVVNQIMNSAELIQEVNKFAYELQTGKVKVEKNVAGYLLTRLGLKQPLGGPTKGKEKDL; this is translated from the coding sequence ATGGATAGTGCTTTAGAAGTACGTCAACATAATGCAATTACAACAGCTCGATATGAATACTCAGAGTTGCAATTAGACATATTTTTATATCTGCTCTCAATCCTTAAAAAGGACAATCAAAATGGGATTTATGAGATTGTAGTAAAGGACCTTTCTGCTATAACAGGCAAGGAATACAGATATGGCTACCTGCGGAAAGCTACTGAAGAGATGGGTAGTCGCATGTTTGAGATATCGACACCAAAACGACTTGAACAGCTCTGGATGTTCCAACGAGTCGCTTACGTACTCGGTGAAGGTCGAATTGAAGTTGAATTCGCTAACCCCATTAAACCCTATTTATTTGACCTGAAAGACAATTTCACTTCATTTCAACTCTATGCAGCTTTACGACTAGGCAGCAAGTACGCTAAGCGAATTTATGCGCTATGTAGCCAATGGAAGGATAAAGGACAAACTCCAACCTTTGGTTTGGATGAGTTGAAAAAGATGTTGCACTTACTGGATGACAAGGGCAATGAACAATATAAACCCTTCTCAATGTTTAAAAAATTTGTGCTTGATGAATCGGTTAAGCAAATTAATCAACGTACTGACTTAGAGATAGGTTACATACTTCAGAAGCGGGGCCGAAGCTTCAATAGCGTTACCTTCACGGTAAAACCCCAACCCTTAGCCATAGTCCTTCCTTTGAAAGATCAACCGGCCAAAACGGGATCTACTCCGACGGGTATATCTGACAATCAGTACCAGAATACGCGGCTGCTGTTGGAGAAATGGAATATCAAACGGGCTGATGTAGTGAATCAGATCATGAACTCTGCCGAATTAATTCAGGAGGTCAACAAGTTTGCCTACGAGTTGCAGACGGGAAAAGTCAAAGTCGAAAAGAATGTGGCGGGCTACCTACTGACTCGCCTGGGTCTAAAACAACCGCTCGGCGGTCCGACGAAGGGGAAAGAAAAAGACCTATAA
- a CDS encoding LytR/AlgR family response regulator transcription factor → MPLLELLNLSDPIVINSIVCAKGYDNYTWLHCTNQSKLLLATTLKKFETQLPSFIRVHKSSLINPTHIVQIKTDRPRHLVILMSNGMVIPVARRRAEHVRQLLD, encoded by the coding sequence ATGCCATTACTTGAGCTTCTGAATTTATCTGACCCGATTGTCATCAACTCTATCGTTTGTGCGAAAGGGTATGACAACTATACTTGGTTACATTGTACAAATCAGTCTAAGCTCCTCTTGGCTACTACCCTGAAAAAATTCGAAACTCAGCTGCCAAGCTTCATCCGGGTCCATAAGTCGAGTTTAATTAATCCGACGCACATTGTTCAAATCAAGACTGATCGTCCTCGGCATCTAGTTATTCTCATGAGCAATGGCATGGTGATACCTGTTGCTCGTCGGCGAGCAGAGCACGTGCGTCAACTGCTGGACTAA
- a CDS encoding VOC family protein produces MTLSSVRVITSDIKRLVRFYEQVTDMPVTQYTDDFAELQTPSATLAIGSTRTVQLFGGDNVAKAAENHSAIIEFRVNNVDAEYEKLANILGDSVVQKPTTMPWGNRSLLFRDPDGNLVNFFTPVTPEALRKFDG; encoded by the coding sequence ATGACATTGTCCTCAGTCCGAGTCATTACCTCGGATATTAAACGCCTTGTTCGGTTCTATGAGCAGGTCACTGATATGCCAGTGACACAGTATACAGATGACTTTGCTGAGTTGCAGACCCCTTCGGCCACTTTGGCTATCGGTAGCACACGCACCGTACAACTCTTCGGAGGAGATAACGTGGCTAAGGCAGCCGAAAACCACTCGGCTATCATTGAGTTCCGCGTTAATAATGTTGACGCTGAATATGAAAAGCTAGCCAATATCCTTGGTGACAGTGTTGTTCAAAAACCGACTACCATGCCTTGGGGTAATCGCTCGCTACTATTTCGGGACCCGGATGGCAATCTGGTTAACTTCTTCACACCTGTCACGCCAGAGGCCCTTAGAAAGTTTGACGGATAG
- a CDS encoding phospholipase D-like domain-containing protein produces MRQKSPQKDLTIFAVAGTHVVILGLDISENKRVGCLGFAVKREDHASQEIVWLKGMKTFQETFPFPEPGVLVSSREHPLQSFQWSDYSVKPDNPYTYTVVALYGTPTQLREGETNAVKIKTESTTSNVHSIFFNNGAAASQEYARRFQNRKPSDVGPLAYEWLSRGLFEGLIAFIRRASDSDFALQGAIYEFQWPDVLRALKAASIRGANVDVLYDAIDGDNGPRKKNIKAIHEADMDKLTTQRLNGKLMHNKFLVLTYKTKAIAVWTGSTNLTENGIFGHSNVGHIVEDEVVAATYLTYLTQLRNDPNTSTSTDWLGTNNPAPPSPWNKDITVIFSPHKGRTVLDWYAIVANMANKGLFMTFAFGMHKNFQQVYEQNDGVLRFALMENEGVGRGLTQGKIDLARIRKLPNVVLALGNRVTTNVFDRWLKEIDRPFPGAHILWIHTKYMLVDPLGDNPIVITGTANFSGASTDTNDENMLVIRDDKRVADIYLGEFMRLHSHYAFREAIKIVIQKGIKEADWQPNYLISNDTWQRDYFKSTHPRCLRRLYFSGK; encoded by the coding sequence ATGCGCCAGAAGTCTCCTCAGAAAGACCTCACTATTTTTGCTGTTGCCGGCACTCATGTGGTTATTTTAGGTCTTGATATCAGCGAAAATAAACGGGTTGGCTGTTTGGGATTTGCGGTTAAACGGGAAGATCACGCCAGCCAAGAGATTGTATGGCTGAAGGGAATGAAAACTTTTCAGGAAACTTTTCCCTTTCCTGAACCTGGGGTTCTTGTGTCGAGTCGAGAACACCCATTGCAATCCTTTCAATGGAGTGATTACAGTGTCAAGCCTGACAACCCCTATACCTACACTGTGGTAGCACTCTATGGAACGCCAACTCAATTAAGGGAAGGAGAAACCAACGCTGTCAAAATAAAAACGGAGTCTACTACTAGCAATGTTCACTCTATTTTCTTTAACAATGGGGCAGCTGCCTCGCAAGAATACGCACGTAGATTTCAAAACCGAAAGCCATCCGATGTAGGGCCATTGGCTTACGAGTGGCTTTCACGCGGCCTCTTTGAGGGGCTGATTGCCTTCATTCGACGAGCCTCTGACTCAGACTTTGCTTTGCAGGGAGCCATTTACGAATTTCAGTGGCCTGACGTATTAAGAGCTCTCAAAGCCGCTTCTATTCGAGGGGCCAACGTCGACGTATTATACGATGCCATAGATGGCGACAACGGTCCTCGAAAAAAGAATATAAAGGCTATTCATGAGGCAGACATGGATAAGTTAACCACCCAGCGGTTGAACGGAAAGTTAATGCACAATAAATTTTTAGTACTTACATATAAGACAAAAGCAATAGCGGTTTGGACTGGTTCGACCAACTTAACTGAAAATGGAATATTTGGTCATTCGAATGTCGGGCATATTGTAGAGGACGAAGTAGTAGCAGCTACCTACCTAACTTATTTAACACAACTACGAAATGACCCGAATACCAGCACATCAACGGATTGGTTGGGCACTAACAATCCAGCTCCCCCTAGTCCGTGGAACAAGGATATAACTGTTATTTTCTCACCCCATAAGGGTAGAACCGTACTGGACTGGTATGCAATAGTGGCCAACATGGCTAATAAAGGACTATTCATGACCTTTGCTTTTGGAATGCATAAAAACTTTCAGCAAGTATATGAACAGAATGATGGCGTATTGCGATTTGCGTTAATGGAAAATGAAGGCGTAGGAAGAGGACTGACTCAAGGCAAAATTGATCTGGCTCGCATTAGAAAATTGCCAAATGTGGTATTAGCCCTTGGTAATCGTGTAACTACTAACGTCTTCGACCGATGGCTAAAAGAAATTGACCGTCCATTCCCAGGAGCGCATATATTATGGATACACACAAAATACATGCTCGTTGATCCACTGGGAGATAACCCGATAGTCATTACAGGAACAGCTAATTTTAGCGGAGCTAGTACGGATACAAATGATGAGAACATGCTTGTTATTCGGGACGATAAACGCGTAGCTGATATATATCTCGGTGAATTTATGCGGCTACATAGCCACTATGCCTTTCGAGAGGCCATAAAAATCGTTATTCAGAAGGGAATAAAAGAGGCGGATTGGCAACCGAATTATCTGATTTCGAACGATACCTGGCAACGAGACTATTTTAAATCGACCCATCCCCGTTGTTTACGGCGTTTATATTTTTCGGGCAAATAG
- a CDS encoding relaxase/mobilization nuclease domain-containing protein, with translation MIAKTSIGRSFKGCCAYNMQKVELGKGQVLMSQGVRDYALNPMVADFVRQAQMNPELTRSVWHTAISFDPKDEARLQLQPQLMKDVASEYLTGMGLDQSQYVVIQHQDTTHSHFHIIANRVASNGQTISDSLNYNRSEKLLREIEQKHSLTLMKEQGYRLSLEHVPERDRYRLEMRDEVRHSLARSTTSAELKADLAQRGIEMIVNRDQAGKARGLSFERVSQTDNGEEVKIAFKGSKLHQNLSLGHIQEQLLENSLKRALGLSREQEIEKSIGLEKGSQIEDKQLKQGRGLGM, from the coding sequence ATGATTGCCAAGACCAGTATTGGCCGCAGCTTCAAAGGGTGCTGCGCCTACAACATGCAGAAAGTGGAGCTGGGCAAAGGCCAGGTGCTGATGAGTCAGGGCGTGCGGGATTATGCGCTAAACCCGATGGTGGCCGACTTTGTCAGACAGGCCCAGATGAATCCTGAGCTAACGCGCAGCGTCTGGCACACGGCCATCAGCTTTGATCCTAAAGACGAAGCCCGGTTACAGCTGCAACCGCAGTTGATGAAAGACGTGGCCAGCGAGTACCTGACAGGCATGGGTTTGGATCAATCGCAATACGTGGTGATCCAGCACCAGGATACGACCCACAGCCATTTTCATATCATTGCCAACCGGGTGGCCAGCAACGGCCAAACCATCAGCGACAGTCTCAATTACAACCGCTCGGAGAAGCTGCTACGGGAGATCGAGCAGAAGCACAGCCTAACCCTGATGAAGGAGCAAGGCTACCGGCTCAGTCTGGAGCATGTACCGGAGCGGGATCGTTACCGGCTGGAAATGCGCGACGAGGTGCGCCATAGTCTGGCGCGTTCGACCACCAGCGCCGAATTGAAAGCCGACTTAGCCCAGCGTGGTATTGAGATGATCGTGAACCGGGATCAGGCCGGTAAAGCCCGTGGATTGAGCTTCGAGCGAGTGAGCCAGACCGATAACGGGGAGGAAGTTAAGATCGCTTTTAAGGGGTCCAAACTGCACCAGAATCTGAGTTTGGGCCATATTCAAGAGCAGCTCCTAGAAAATAGCCTAAAACGGGCTTTAGGGCTTTCCAGAGAGCAGGAGATAGAAAAGTCTATTGGTCTGGAGAAAGGGTCGCAAATCGAAGATAAACAACTAAAACAGGGCCGTGGCCTGGGTATGTGA
- a CDS encoding helix-turn-helix domain-containing protein — protein MANQRLPMYQIRRILQLRQQGYSKRAIAATLAVARSTVDQYLATIEGHFATLDQALSWQDDQLHRLLAQPLIPKVDRIGDLYERFTGFDVQLSKPGVTRFLLWSLYKQHNPDGLQYTQFCLRYKQWLQTQRTVMHIEHKAGDKLFVDYAGKRLTVMDATTNQPVIYEFFLAS, from the coding sequence ATGGCTAACCAACGCTTACCCATGTATCAGATCCGACGCATTCTTCAACTTCGTCAGCAAGGCTACAGCAAACGGGCCATTGCTGCCACATTAGCCGTAGCCCGATCTACTGTAGATCAGTATCTGGCCACTATCGAAGGCCATTTTGCCACACTGGACCAAGCCCTCAGCTGGCAGGACGACCAGCTCCATCGTTTATTGGCTCAGCCACTAATCCCCAAAGTGGATCGTATCGGCGATCTCTACGAACGCTTTACCGGCTTTGACGTTCAGCTCAGCAAGCCGGGAGTAACCCGGTTCCTTCTGTGGTCTCTTTACAAGCAGCACAACCCCGACGGGCTTCAGTACACGCAGTTTTGTCTACGCTATAAGCAGTGGTTACAAACGCAGCGGACAGTTATGCATATCGAGCATAAAGCCGGTGATAAACTGTTTGTCGACTATGCCGGCAAGCGCTTGACCGTGATGGATGCTACGACTAATCAGCCCGTTATCTATGAGTTCTTTCTAGCTAGCTAG
- a CDS encoding tetratricopeptide repeat protein yields MNLISKIFGGKRNISQSTETVSNPLMSRRLSEARQSFKNGDYQQALLHCEEVLNLEPMNAEAYRIRGVARYQLKDAFGAAEDLQYSLKFS; encoded by the coding sequence ATGAACTTAATTAGCAAAATTTTTGGAGGTAAGAGGAACATAAGCCAATCAACGGAAACGGTCTCGAATCCACTTATGAGTAGGCGCTTATCGGAAGCCAGGCAAAGTTTCAAAAACGGCGATTATCAACAGGCTTTATTGCATTGTGAGGAAGTACTAAATCTAGAGCCTATGAATGCTGAGGCCTACCGCATTCGAGGAGTTGCAAGGTATCAACTTAAAGACGCTTTCGGAGCGGCGGAAGATTTGCAGTATTCACTGAAATTCAGCTAA
- a CDS encoding response regulator, whose translation MDRKYDLSYIVVDDDEDDRYFLRLALEQAHRPLPVYEFTNGQELLDYLIYNAQIRQDINTHWLVVLDVNMPILNGLETLKCIRQNPAWQTLPVLMLSTSDNPSIRQQALDQGANGYLVKPTSLTSYASLFDDFFAPWLQKNQL comes from the coding sequence ATGGATCGAAAATATGATCTCTCCTATATTGTGGTGGATGATGATGAAGATGATCGTTACTTTTTGCGTTTAGCGTTGGAGCAAGCTCATCGGCCTTTACCGGTTTATGAGTTTACCAATGGACAAGAATTATTGGACTATTTGATTTACAACGCCCAGATCCGACAGGATATAAATACTCATTGGCTAGTGGTACTTGATGTCAATATGCCTATTTTAAACGGCCTGGAGACCTTAAAATGTATCCGGCAAAATCCAGCCTGGCAAACCTTGCCCGTTCTAATGCTTTCTACTTCAGACAACCCATCCATAAGGCAACAAGCTCTTGACCAGGGAGCGAATGGGTATTTAGTCAAACCGACTTCCTTAACAAGTTATGCCAGCTTATTTGATGATTTTTTTGCGCCCTGGCTGCAAAAAAATCAACTCTAG